From one Pseudopipra pipra isolate bDixPip1 chromosome 2, bDixPip1.hap1, whole genome shotgun sequence genomic stretch:
- the LOC135410174 gene encoding toll-like receptor 7 isoform X2 has product MLEWLLVSDVQQLSVFPSVTAGSLSMAGDDWHFMLCCVVHQQIKVPRAKMSNALLFVLLFLFPMLLSGAWFPKTLPCDVKSSEGTVTVDCTYRRLTQVPRGIPENATNLTLSINHIPHIYPTSFAQLKNLMEIDFRCNCVPVRLGPKDLVCNRRLEIENGSFAALTRLKSLYLDANQLLEIPRGLPATLTLLSLEANTIFSIQKANLSELGNIEVLYLGQNCYYRNPCNVSFEIEETAFLELKKLTILSLKSNNLTHIPPNLSSTLKELYIYNNRIQVIQEQDLSALPNLEILDLSGNCPRCYNAPYPCTPCTSGSIQIHSKAFDSLKNLRILRLHSNSLQSVPRSWFKNIKNLKELDLSQNFLMKEIGDAQFLKFVPSLVELDLSFNFELQLYSPFLKLSETFSSLSNLETLRLKGYVFKELREEDLRPLLRLRNLTVLDLGTNFIKVANLTVFEEFPALKFIDLSVNKISPSSGESNSNGFCSNLGFSVEQYNRQVLQEMHYFRYDVYGRSCRSKDKEAASYQSSVKEDCLQFGKTLDLSRNNVFFINPSDFRGLSSLTCLNLSDNAISQTLNGSEFSYLSGLKYLDFSNNRVDLLYQTAFKELEHLEILDLSNNQHYFLAEGVTHVLNFVKNLDHLRKLMMNDNDISTTINTGMESQSLQILEFRGNRLDVLWMDGNARYLSFFKNLTSLEELDISFNSLSFLPPTVFEAMPPKLKLLNLTNNQLKSFNWENLHYLKKLVTLDLSNNLLTTVPRELSNCSSSLQELMLRNNHIHQLTKHFLRGAFKLRYLDLSSNKIEIIKKSSFPENVINNLKMLLLHGNPFRCNCEAVWFVWWINQTQVTIPLLASDVTCAGPGAHKGRSVVFLDLYTCELDTSYLILYALSASTVLSFMVLAVTSHLYFWDVWYSYHYCTAKLKGYRRLSLPDACYDAFIAYDNEDPAVNDWVMEELVRRLEDRKARQFNLCLEARDWLPGQPVFDNLSQSIQLSKKTVFVLTNKYIKSGSFRTTFYMAHQRLLDEKLDVIVLIFLEKVLQKSRYVRLRKRLCRNSVLEWPTNPQSQPFFWQCLKNAIATNNLLAYNKLLQETV; this is encoded by the exons ATG TTAGAATGGCTCCTGGTGTCTGATGTACAGCAACTGTCAGTATTTCCCTCAGTGACTGCAGGTTCTTTGTCCATGGCTGGTGACGACTGGCACTTCATGCTCTGCTGTGTTGTGCATCAACAGATAAAG GTACCTCGTGCAAAGatgtcaaatgctttgctctTTGTCTTGCTCTTCCTGTTTCCGATGCTGCTGTCTGGAGCTTGGTTTCCCAAAACTTTGCCTTGTGATGTTAAATCTTCAGAAGGTACTGTGACAGTAGACTGCACCTACCGGCGTCTCACACAAGTCCCCAGAGGGATCCCTGAAAACGCTACCAACCTCACCCTGAGTATTAACCATATTCCCCATATCTATCCAACATCCTTTGCTCAACTTAAAAACCTCATGGAGATTGACTTCAGATGCAACTGTGTGCCTGTCAGACTGGGGCCCAAAGATCTTGTCTGCAACAGAAGACTGGAGATTGAGAATGGCAGTTTTGCTGCCCTGACAAGACTGAAGTCACTGTACTTGGATGCAAACCAGCTGTTGGAAATACCCCGAGGTCTTCCTGCTACTTTAACCCTGCTGAGCCTGGAAGCAAATACTATCTTTTCTATCCAAAAAGCCAACTTGTCAGAGCTAGGAAACATTGAGGTATTGTATCTGGGACAGAACTGTTACTACCGCAATCCATGCAATGTTTCATTTGAGATTGAGGAAACAGCCTTTCTGGAGCTGAAAAAATTAACAATACTATCCCTGAAGTCCAACAACTTAACACATATTCCACCCAATTTGTCATCTACTTTGAAGGAACTGTATATTTACAATAACAGGATTCAAGTGATTCAAGAGCAGGATTTAAGTGCCCTTCCCAACCTAGAAATTCTCGATCTAAGTGGCAACTGCCCACGTTGCTATAATGCCCCATATCCTTGCACTCCCTGCACCAGTGGCTCGATTCAGATACATTCAAAGGCTTTTGATTCCTTGAAAAATTTAAGAATTTTGCGACTTCACAGTAACTCTCTCCAGAGCGTACCCCGCAGTTGGTTTAAAAACATCAAGAACCTCAAAGAACTTGACCTCTCCCAAAATTTCCTCATGAAGGAGATTGGAGATGCTCAGTTTTTGAAGTTTGTCCCCAGCCTGGTGGAGCTTGATCTGTCCTTTAATTTTGAACTCCAGTTGTATTCTCCCTTCTTGAAACTGTCTGAgacattttcttccctctctaaCCTGGAAACCTTGAGGCTCAAGGGTTATGTCTTTAAAGAACTGAGAGAGGAGGATCTACGCCCACTGCTCCGTCTTAGGAATCTCACCGTCTTGGATCTTGGGACTAATTTTATTAAAGTTGCAAACCTGACAGTGTTCGAAGAATTCCCAGCTCTTAAGTTCATAGACCTCTCAGTGAATAAAATTTCTCCTTCTTCAGGGGAAAGCAACTCCAATGGATTCTGCTCTAATCTTGGGTTTTCAGTAGAGCAGTACAACAGGCAAGTACTACAAGAGATGCATTATTTTAGGTATGATGTGTATGGGCGAAGTTGCCGTTCCAAAGATAAAGAGGCTGCTTCCTACCAATCTTCAGTTAAGGAAGATTGTCTGCAATTTGGAAAAACTCTGGATTTGAGcagaaataatgtattttttattaaccCCTCAGACTTCCGGGGACTTAGCTCCCTTACATGTCTCAACTTGTCAGATAATGCAATAAGTCAAACTTTAAATGGAAGTGAATTCTCCTACTTGTCTGGATTGAAATATCTGGATTTTTCTAACAACAGGGTTGACTTGCTGTACCAAACTGCTTTCAAAGAGCTAGAACATTTAGAAATTCTTGACCTGAGCAATAATCAACATTATTTTCTGGCAGAAGGTGTTACTCATGTGCTTAATTTTGTGAAAAACCTCGACCATTTGAGGAAGCTGATGATGAACGATAATGACATTTCTACCACCATTAACACAGGAATGGAAAGCCAATCTCTTCAAATTTTAGAATTTAGAGGAAATCGTTTAGATGTTTTATGGATGGATGGCAATGCTAGATACTTATCCTTCTTCAAGAATTTGACCAGCCTGGAAGAACTGGATATTTCCTTCAACTCACTCAGTTTTTTGCCTCCCACTGTTTTTGAAGCAATGCCTCCCAAACTCAAGCTCCTCAACTTAACCAATAATCAATTGAAGAGTTTCAACTGGGAAAACCTCCACTATCTGAAGAAACTAGTAACTCTGGACCTGAGCAATAACCTTCTGACCACTGTTCCCCGAGAACTGTCCAATTGCTCCTCATCACTGCAAGAACTGATGCTCCGAAACAATCATATTCATCAGCTAACCAAACATTTTCTCAGAGGTGCTTTTAAACTGAGGTATTTGGACCTCAGCTCAAACAAGATTGAAATAATTAAGAAATCTAGCTTCCCTGAAAATGTCATCAACAACCTGAAGATGCTGCTTTTGCATGGCAACCCTTTCAGGTGCAACTGCGAGGCCGTGTGGTTTGTCTGGTGGATCAATCAGACTCAGGTGACTATTCCTCTTCTGGCCTCAGACGTGACCTGTGCTGGCCCAGGGGCACATAAGGGAAGGAGCGTGGTTTTCTTGGATCTGTATACCTGTGAGCTGGACACCTCGTATTTGATCCTGTACGCTCTATCAGCTTCAACCGTCCTCAGCTTTATGGTGCTTGCGGTGACGAGCCATCTGTACTTCTGGGATGTGTGGTATAGTTACCATTACTGCACCGCCAAGCTGAAGGGCTATCGGCGTTTATCTTTACCAGATGCCTGTTACGATGCTTTTATTGCCTATGACAATGAAGATCCAGCTGTGAATGACTGGGTGATGGAAGAACTGGTTAGAAGGCTGGAAGACCGAAAAGCCAGGCAGTTCAATTTATGCCTGGAAGCAAGGGACTGGCTCCCGGGACAGCCGGTCTTTGACAACCTTTCCCAGAGCATTCAGCTGAGCAAAAAGACTGTATTTGTGCTGACCAATAAGTATATTAAAAGTGGCAGTTTCAGGACAACCTTTTACATGGCCCACCAGCGGCTTCTAGATGAAAAACTGGATGTCATTGTCTTGATATTTCTTGAGAAGGTTTTGCAGAAGTCGCGCTATGTCCGTCTGAGGAAGAGGCTGTGTCGAAATTCTGTCCTGGAATGGCCAACTAACCCTCAGTCTCAGCCCTTCTTCTGGCAGTGCCTGAAAAATGCCATAGCTACAAACAATTTGCTGGCTTATAACAAGCTTCTCCAAGAAACTGTTTAG
- the LOC135410174 gene encoding toll-like receptor 7 isoform X1: MSYFTLLWTSSEPVGTTFMLFSSALIYRLFKQKICQIWKHTENEWLLVSDVQQLSVFPSVTAGSLSMAGDDWHFMLCCVVHQQIKVPRAKMSNALLFVLLFLFPMLLSGAWFPKTLPCDVKSSEGTVTVDCTYRRLTQVPRGIPENATNLTLSINHIPHIYPTSFAQLKNLMEIDFRCNCVPVRLGPKDLVCNRRLEIENGSFAALTRLKSLYLDANQLLEIPRGLPATLTLLSLEANTIFSIQKANLSELGNIEVLYLGQNCYYRNPCNVSFEIEETAFLELKKLTILSLKSNNLTHIPPNLSSTLKELYIYNNRIQVIQEQDLSALPNLEILDLSGNCPRCYNAPYPCTPCTSGSIQIHSKAFDSLKNLRILRLHSNSLQSVPRSWFKNIKNLKELDLSQNFLMKEIGDAQFLKFVPSLVELDLSFNFELQLYSPFLKLSETFSSLSNLETLRLKGYVFKELREEDLRPLLRLRNLTVLDLGTNFIKVANLTVFEEFPALKFIDLSVNKISPSSGESNSNGFCSNLGFSVEQYNRQVLQEMHYFRYDVYGRSCRSKDKEAASYQSSVKEDCLQFGKTLDLSRNNVFFINPSDFRGLSSLTCLNLSDNAISQTLNGSEFSYLSGLKYLDFSNNRVDLLYQTAFKELEHLEILDLSNNQHYFLAEGVTHVLNFVKNLDHLRKLMMNDNDISTTINTGMESQSLQILEFRGNRLDVLWMDGNARYLSFFKNLTSLEELDISFNSLSFLPPTVFEAMPPKLKLLNLTNNQLKSFNWENLHYLKKLVTLDLSNNLLTTVPRELSNCSSSLQELMLRNNHIHQLTKHFLRGAFKLRYLDLSSNKIEIIKKSSFPENVINNLKMLLLHGNPFRCNCEAVWFVWWINQTQVTIPLLASDVTCAGPGAHKGRSVVFLDLYTCELDTSYLILYALSASTVLSFMVLAVTSHLYFWDVWYSYHYCTAKLKGYRRLSLPDACYDAFIAYDNEDPAVNDWVMEELVRRLEDRKARQFNLCLEARDWLPGQPVFDNLSQSIQLSKKTVFVLTNKYIKSGSFRTTFYMAHQRLLDEKLDVIVLIFLEKVLQKSRYVRLRKRLCRNSVLEWPTNPQSQPFFWQCLKNAIATNNLLAYNKLLQETV; encoded by the exons ATGTCATATTTTACTCTCCTCTGGACCTCATCTGAACCAGTGGGGACCACTTTTatgctgttttcttctgctctgaTTTACAGGCTcttcaaacaaaaaatctgCCAGATCTGGAAGCACACAGAAAATG AATGGCTCCTGGTGTCTGATGTACAGCAACTGTCAGTATTTCCCTCAGTGACTGCAGGTTCTTTGTCCATGGCTGGTGACGACTGGCACTTCATGCTCTGCTGTGTTGTGCATCAACAGATAAAG GTACCTCGTGCAAAGatgtcaaatgctttgctctTTGTCTTGCTCTTCCTGTTTCCGATGCTGCTGTCTGGAGCTTGGTTTCCCAAAACTTTGCCTTGTGATGTTAAATCTTCAGAAGGTACTGTGACAGTAGACTGCACCTACCGGCGTCTCACACAAGTCCCCAGAGGGATCCCTGAAAACGCTACCAACCTCACCCTGAGTATTAACCATATTCCCCATATCTATCCAACATCCTTTGCTCAACTTAAAAACCTCATGGAGATTGACTTCAGATGCAACTGTGTGCCTGTCAGACTGGGGCCCAAAGATCTTGTCTGCAACAGAAGACTGGAGATTGAGAATGGCAGTTTTGCTGCCCTGACAAGACTGAAGTCACTGTACTTGGATGCAAACCAGCTGTTGGAAATACCCCGAGGTCTTCCTGCTACTTTAACCCTGCTGAGCCTGGAAGCAAATACTATCTTTTCTATCCAAAAAGCCAACTTGTCAGAGCTAGGAAACATTGAGGTATTGTATCTGGGACAGAACTGTTACTACCGCAATCCATGCAATGTTTCATTTGAGATTGAGGAAACAGCCTTTCTGGAGCTGAAAAAATTAACAATACTATCCCTGAAGTCCAACAACTTAACACATATTCCACCCAATTTGTCATCTACTTTGAAGGAACTGTATATTTACAATAACAGGATTCAAGTGATTCAAGAGCAGGATTTAAGTGCCCTTCCCAACCTAGAAATTCTCGATCTAAGTGGCAACTGCCCACGTTGCTATAATGCCCCATATCCTTGCACTCCCTGCACCAGTGGCTCGATTCAGATACATTCAAAGGCTTTTGATTCCTTGAAAAATTTAAGAATTTTGCGACTTCACAGTAACTCTCTCCAGAGCGTACCCCGCAGTTGGTTTAAAAACATCAAGAACCTCAAAGAACTTGACCTCTCCCAAAATTTCCTCATGAAGGAGATTGGAGATGCTCAGTTTTTGAAGTTTGTCCCCAGCCTGGTGGAGCTTGATCTGTCCTTTAATTTTGAACTCCAGTTGTATTCTCCCTTCTTGAAACTGTCTGAgacattttcttccctctctaaCCTGGAAACCTTGAGGCTCAAGGGTTATGTCTTTAAAGAACTGAGAGAGGAGGATCTACGCCCACTGCTCCGTCTTAGGAATCTCACCGTCTTGGATCTTGGGACTAATTTTATTAAAGTTGCAAACCTGACAGTGTTCGAAGAATTCCCAGCTCTTAAGTTCATAGACCTCTCAGTGAATAAAATTTCTCCTTCTTCAGGGGAAAGCAACTCCAATGGATTCTGCTCTAATCTTGGGTTTTCAGTAGAGCAGTACAACAGGCAAGTACTACAAGAGATGCATTATTTTAGGTATGATGTGTATGGGCGAAGTTGCCGTTCCAAAGATAAAGAGGCTGCTTCCTACCAATCTTCAGTTAAGGAAGATTGTCTGCAATTTGGAAAAACTCTGGATTTGAGcagaaataatgtattttttattaaccCCTCAGACTTCCGGGGACTTAGCTCCCTTACATGTCTCAACTTGTCAGATAATGCAATAAGTCAAACTTTAAATGGAAGTGAATTCTCCTACTTGTCTGGATTGAAATATCTGGATTTTTCTAACAACAGGGTTGACTTGCTGTACCAAACTGCTTTCAAAGAGCTAGAACATTTAGAAATTCTTGACCTGAGCAATAATCAACATTATTTTCTGGCAGAAGGTGTTACTCATGTGCTTAATTTTGTGAAAAACCTCGACCATTTGAGGAAGCTGATGATGAACGATAATGACATTTCTACCACCATTAACACAGGAATGGAAAGCCAATCTCTTCAAATTTTAGAATTTAGAGGAAATCGTTTAGATGTTTTATGGATGGATGGCAATGCTAGATACTTATCCTTCTTCAAGAATTTGACCAGCCTGGAAGAACTGGATATTTCCTTCAACTCACTCAGTTTTTTGCCTCCCACTGTTTTTGAAGCAATGCCTCCCAAACTCAAGCTCCTCAACTTAACCAATAATCAATTGAAGAGTTTCAACTGGGAAAACCTCCACTATCTGAAGAAACTAGTAACTCTGGACCTGAGCAATAACCTTCTGACCACTGTTCCCCGAGAACTGTCCAATTGCTCCTCATCACTGCAAGAACTGATGCTCCGAAACAATCATATTCATCAGCTAACCAAACATTTTCTCAGAGGTGCTTTTAAACTGAGGTATTTGGACCTCAGCTCAAACAAGATTGAAATAATTAAGAAATCTAGCTTCCCTGAAAATGTCATCAACAACCTGAAGATGCTGCTTTTGCATGGCAACCCTTTCAGGTGCAACTGCGAGGCCGTGTGGTTTGTCTGGTGGATCAATCAGACTCAGGTGACTATTCCTCTTCTGGCCTCAGACGTGACCTGTGCTGGCCCAGGGGCACATAAGGGAAGGAGCGTGGTTTTCTTGGATCTGTATACCTGTGAGCTGGACACCTCGTATTTGATCCTGTACGCTCTATCAGCTTCAACCGTCCTCAGCTTTATGGTGCTTGCGGTGACGAGCCATCTGTACTTCTGGGATGTGTGGTATAGTTACCATTACTGCACCGCCAAGCTGAAGGGCTATCGGCGTTTATCTTTACCAGATGCCTGTTACGATGCTTTTATTGCCTATGACAATGAAGATCCAGCTGTGAATGACTGGGTGATGGAAGAACTGGTTAGAAGGCTGGAAGACCGAAAAGCCAGGCAGTTCAATTTATGCCTGGAAGCAAGGGACTGGCTCCCGGGACAGCCGGTCTTTGACAACCTTTCCCAGAGCATTCAGCTGAGCAAAAAGACTGTATTTGTGCTGACCAATAAGTATATTAAAAGTGGCAGTTTCAGGACAACCTTTTACATGGCCCACCAGCGGCTTCTAGATGAAAAACTGGATGTCATTGTCTTGATATTTCTTGAGAAGGTTTTGCAGAAGTCGCGCTATGTCCGTCTGAGGAAGAGGCTGTGTCGAAATTCTGTCCTGGAATGGCCAACTAACCCTCAGTCTCAGCCCTTCTTCTGGCAGTGCCTGAAAAATGCCATAGCTACAAACAATTTGCTGGCTTATAACAAGCTTCTCCAAGAAACTGTTTAG